A stretch of Ranitomeya variabilis isolate aRanVar5 chromosome 3, aRanVar5.hap1, whole genome shotgun sequence DNA encodes these proteins:
- the LOC143818513 gene encoding aquaporin-2-like, whose translation MLKELCAGFHFKAFIAELVATLVFVFVGLGSTLSWSEAIPTVLQIAFTFGLGIGTMVQAVGHISGAHINPAVTVALLVGARISLVQTFFYVIAQMLGAVIGAALLFEFVPSDIRGGFGVNQPSNSTTSGQAVAVEIILTMQLVLCIFATTDSRRTDNIGSPAISIGLSVVLGHLLGIYYTGCSMNPARSFGPALITGNFEYHWIFWVGPITGAIFACLIYDYIFAPHPISSIERLEILRGNISQEYEKEERRKQSVGLNSLYSQSISREKI comes from the exons ATGCTTAAGGAGCTATGCGCCGGCTTTCATTTTAAAGCCTTTATAGCTGAGTTGGTAGCCACCCTTGTGTTTGTTTTTGTTGGCTTGGGTTCAACGCTATCATGGTCTGAAGCTATTCCCACCGTCTTACAAATAGCCTTCACCTTTGGCTTGGGAATAGGTACAATGGTACAAGCTGTGGGTCACATTAGTGGAGCTCATATCAACCCTGCCGTAACTGTAGCGCTCCTCGTTGGGGCccgaatatctctggtccagacctTCTTCTATGTGATCGCTCAGATGCTGGGTGCAGTCATAGGAGCTGCTTTACTTTTCGAGTTTGTGCCTTCGGACATCAGGGGAGGTTTTGGCGTAAACCAG ccGAGCAACAGTACAACATCCGGGCAAGCAGTGGCTGTAGAAATCATACTTACAATGCAACTGGTCCTCTGCATCTTCGCTACAACGGACAGCCGAAGGACGGACAACATCGGCTCTCCAGCCATATCCATAGGACTGTCAGTGGTATTGGGACACTTACTTGGG ATTTACTACACTGGATGTTCCATGAATCCTGCACGGTCCTTTGGTCCAGCTTTAATTACAGGGAACTTTGAATACCATTGG ATTTTCTGGGTGGGACCGATAACAGGGGCAATCTTCGCCTGCTTGATTTATGACTATATTTTTGCCCCTCACCCAATAAGCTCTATTGAGAGGCTGGAAATCCTACGTGGCAACATCTCACAAGAGTATGAAAAAGAAGAGAGACGGAAACAATCTGTAGGCCTCAATTCACTTTACAGCCAATCAATTAGCAGAGAGAAAATTTGA